In the Epinephelus fuscoguttatus linkage group LG10, E.fuscoguttatus.final_Chr_v1 genome, atatacagctaaattccgctggttttctacccggaagtatttgtaaacaacaaggtgattccctccgaagagacactaacaactcaaagtacacatcaaataaaatttctccaaacgcgtttcttgttattttaggtagttattatcacgctaatgtatgttcaagtgttcatttcccccgataagttggttttaattcgttattttattctataaacacagtctgaccatctcgagcttttattttggtacttccggtgaccggcagtgtgaatttgcatattagctaaatatttagtttcacccagaacatttagattcaacatttaacatttagatttatatttagcatttagatttaacatttagatttagattcatatttaatatttagatttaacatttatatttatatttatatttatatttagcatttatatttaacatttatatttatatttatatttaatatttagatttacacttagcatttagatttaacatttagatttagatttagatttaatatttaaatttaacatttaacatttaggtgccacatttaatatttagatttaactatttaatatatttctaagttaacaaatattgctgtaatgtggtaaaaggtgacattaaaaaattcacaacactttttcaaacattgtttgaagctaaatatggaaaaatgttgatgttattttcagcgtgagccactttacaaacggcaccccatacagaGGGggtcccacacccgggatcgaaccgggaaccctcttgctgtgaggtgacagttcCACCGTGCCGCCggtattaaatctaaatctaaatgttaaatctaattgctaaacctaaatgttaattctaaatgctaaatctaaatctaaatgttaaatgttgaatctaaatgttctgggtgaaactaaatatttagctaatatgcaaattcacactgccggtcaccggaagtaccaaaataaaagctcgagatggtcagactgtgtttatagaatcaaataacgaattaaaaccaacttatcgggggaaatgaacacttgaacacacattagcgtgataataactacctaaaataacaaaaaaatgtttggagaaattttatttgacgtgtactttgagttgttagtgtcccttcggagggaatcgcCTTATTGTTAAATACTTCCGGGTATAAAACCAGCAgattttagctatatatatatatatgaatatctcacatttATCTCACCGTTAGCgttgtctgtaatgactcattaactctaaacggtccatgaaaaaatttttttttccagcggatgtcttagttacaacatgattgagctaactggagtagtttcatgtcatatccgacaatgggaggcttttaacagatgacgtcgtgatgttagctttgctgcttctgttagctgtccctgtcagctgcagccactggtgctttctagacatcgtgatttcccaaaactgagtaaataccacacatagcaacacaaaacagctttgctagctcaatcatgttgtaactgacatccgctggaaaaaaatattttttttcacggaccgtttagagttaatgagtcattacagacacagtCAAGATGGCACCACCTGAGTGGCAGCTGGTTACAGTAGTTCCGACCCCCCTTCATGTGGTTCTGAGCGAAGCAGTGGCTAATGTGACACGTTTCctgatctcataattacgagatcctTATCTTGAAATTATGAGATCTTttctcgtaattacgagataaggatctcgtaattacgagataaggtgtctaattttttttttatccagtgaatgcaatgTGCTTCCGTAGTTAAGAGCTTTTAGCCTGCAAGCGTATTGTGCAGTGCTTTGTGTTATATGTCAGCCTGAGTGTAACTGTTTGTTTAACTTTACCTGTGACAAAATTAAGATCATTATTAATCCCtgggattattttttatttacttaaaaaTTCAAAGtattcaaaacaaaattcatCAAAGGAAAGCATTCATCACATAGAAAATATGGGCCACATTTACACCTGTGTTACTGTATCAatctgtgttatttttttttttaaacaaagctTCAACTACAACCCTGGACTGTGCATTTAGATACTCGAGTCTTCTTCCAGGAATGTAATGAAGTGTTCACATTAGTTTTTTagtaaaaaggaagaaaaaaaaaatatgtaaaaaaacatAGTGTATTCTTCGGTGTGTAGAAAGCATCTGGGCGATGCAAGTTACcttatataatataaaaacacaccaaaaaagaaattaaaatgcagCATCATTGCCTATAAGTCGAGTTTATCTTCATGTTCTGGTcgtgcaaatgaagcaatattgtTACATACTGCAATTAAAGCTTACAGTGAGAATTAGACAGACAGTGGAATATGCTGAATATATGTTTGGCACAGTATAGCATCAGTCGGTCTTTCAAGCGACCATGAAGTGGCATCATTGACTTGCATATTTTAGTAAATGCATTTCGGTGCTGGTGTAGTTTAGTGGAGAAACTGCAAACATGTATGAAGAATGTGTTAAAAGACGAACACATGACGATGAGAGGAACGAGTATGAATTTCACATTAATGTGCAGGCAGGTACGCTTTTATCTTATCCAACAGTATAGTGGGATCCTGCAGGAAATCTGGAAGGTTGCTCCTGTTAACGTATGCAGCCAAGCCCACAGCAGAAGCTGACAGGATCAGAGGCCACATAAATGATCTCTTGGGTTCGGGATCACAGCAGGGTCTGGTCTGCATGGGCTGAGCCACTCTCTCCCACTGTGTGAGGATGGCCTGGCGGGCTCCAGCCCATTTTCCTGGCCCTTTGAGACGATACTGGTATGGAGTACTGGGACCGAACATCACAGTCAGTCCCAGCCTGGGAtcagtcagcagcagcttcaAGAAGTTGGGGCGAACTCCCACCAGCTCTGCTATCTCATCCATGTGGTTGACATAGTCAACCTGGATGGTGTGTCTCTGACTGGTGACATACCTGAAACGAGACCCGAGCTGAACATGTTGTGCATAACAAGATTTGATGCATTTCAGATCCTAAATATGTAAGTAATCACAAAGCAGAGTAAAACCACTGCTGTACCTTCTGGCCATTGTCTCCTTCTTACACTCGACATCTTTTAGCATGGACGCCACTGAGGGAAGCTTGATGCAGCCTGTTTAAAAATTAAAGACTTCAGTAAAAAGACTGTGTGATGATAAAAGGTTGCATGTTTTACAGAGCCTGTATTACCTTTAAAGACACGTGTGGCCCATCTGGCCTGCATCTCAGAGATGGGCATAATGGCTCCCAGTGGCTGCACGAGACCAATGATAGCCAGAGTGGGGCGGTCCATCTCAGGAGGAAACACATACTTGTACAGAGATGCTTTGTTCTGAGACACTGAGACCACATGTGAGGCCAGGAATGGAAAGGAAAACTTGTAACCTGTGGCAAACACCTGCAAGACAGGGGACTCATGTTAGTCACACACTATAGGCCAACTACACTGCTGTTTATGAACATGTACAGAGGCAGAAGAATAAACAGGCTATAGTGTAAATGCACAAGTGTGTTGGCTATACAGTAATAACCTACCACCAGGTCGACATCTTCCACGACACTTCCATCATCAAACTCCACACTGGAGCCCTGAAACCTGCGGATGTTGGGTTTCACCTGAACTGTTCCAGACAGGATGCGGTTGGGAAGCTCATCATTAATTGTGGGATGCTGGCTGAACAACCTGAAATATATGTTCACATTGATTAGTAATGTTACTAAAAACTGATAAATACTGCAATCATTAAAATAAGACCAAGAGACTAacacagtggttctcaacctttttccTTAGGGGACCTCTCTTCTATCATCGAGCAAACTGACGACCCCTGACTAAgtgacatacattttttttaaatatttcatattatattcaacGCATAGCAGCAACAGTACAGAACCAACTGATAAACTGTATGATACAATAGTACAAATAGTGAACacaataactgcaggaagtttgtgtaaaaaaaagcCAGTTTGTATTGACTGTAAGCAGattatttactgtaaatatgaagatttttttgacatattgttacttgtttttaattgtcttgtaaggtgtccttgagtgcattattattaatattctATCTGACAAATTGCCCATTGTTCTGtcagctc is a window encoding:
- the LOC125895930 gene encoding flavin-containing monooxygenase 5-like isoform X2, producing MTRRVAVVGGGSSGLACIKCCLDEGLEPVCFESSDDIGGLWRFKENPEPDRASIYHSVIINTSKEMMCFSDFPIPGHFPNYMHNSLIMDYFRMYADHFQLTKHIRFNTKVLQVKQRSDFSHSGQWDVEIENKDGKKERHIFDAVMICIGHHCQPNLPLHDFPGIDTFTGKYFHSRDYKTPEEWRDKKVVVIGIGNSGGDIAVELSRVTKQLYLSTRRGAWIVNRVGDNGLPLDLRLNRVLDFVRKILPFGVFCGLAERVLNQRFDHALYNLKPKHRLFSQHPTINDELPNRILSGTVQVKPNIRRFQGSSVEFDDGSVVEDVDLVVFATGYKFSFPFLASHVVSVSQNKASLYKYVFPPEMDRPTLAIIGLVQPLGAIMPISEMQARWATRVFKGCIKLPSVASMLKDVECKKETMARRYVTSQRHTIQVDYVNHMDEIAELVGVRPNFLKLLLTDPRLGLTVMFGPSTPYQYRLKGPGKWAGARQAILTQWERVAQPMQTRPCCDPEPKRSFMWPLILSASAVGLAAYVNRSNLPDFLQDPTILLDKIKAYLPAH